Proteins co-encoded in one Bacillus spongiae genomic window:
- a CDS encoding DUF3951 domain-containing protein, with amino-acid sequence MNPINFMAIGLPIVIVILVLIVFYKVFFKKRSVTLFYTPFDDITGQTEVEFHEEKEVLAEAEGQSDDKN; translated from the coding sequence ATGAATCCAATAAACTTCATGGCAATTGGCCTTCCAATTGTAATCGTTATTTTAGTACTTATTGTTTTTTATAAAGTTTTTTTCAAGAAGAGAAGTGTTACTCTTTTTTACACACCATTTGATGATATAACTGGACAAACTGAAGTGGAGTTCCATGAAGAGAAAGAAGTTCTTGCTGAGGCTGAAGGGCAGTCCGATGACAAAAATTAG
- a CDS encoding DUF2164 domain-containing protein, with protein MNYIRIPKEEKEDLINKIQQYYYEQDGDEIGELAAGNLLDFMLKEIAPYSYNQGVADAKEVLEQKYYAMEEDLYALKRPTGHNRR; from the coding sequence ATGAATTATATTCGCATTCCAAAAGAGGAAAAAGAGGATCTTATTAATAAAATTCAGCAATACTATTATGAACAAGATGGAGATGAAATTGGCGAGCTTGCTGCCGGAAACCTTTTAGACTTTATGTTAAAAGAAATTGCTCCTTATTCTTATAACCAAGGGGTTGCTGATGCAAAAGAAGTGTTAGAACAAAAATATTATGCGATGGAGGAAGATCTATACGCCTTAAAGCGACCAACAGGCCATAACCGTAGATAA